From a single Lolium rigidum isolate FL_2022 chromosome 7, APGP_CSIRO_Lrig_0.1, whole genome shotgun sequence genomic region:
- the LOC124672006 gene encoding immune-associated nucleotide-binding protein 9-like, translating to MGGGRRRRRRPGGVATPCPSHGDVTLALVGKVGSGKSATANSILGEEAFASKRSYRGVTRTCQNRSKAFQEGSASRTLNVIDTPGFFDMESTAEDIRKEIAKCMDKAKDGIHAILLVFSAASRLSCEDENTIESIKLFFGDKILDHAILVFTHGDEVGGMIGWKEMLSDSATPYLQEMLKLFENRVVLFDNKTSDAELRQSQINSLFDALDFVLSINDEMPFSNEMFMNIQEAHQMFKSKREIYDEYLMHITKMVDEKLNCTIERLEKELQEEQKARQYAVNIMADRIRSLQQSLEKAENDRKVAMERLKKAEDDTTVVRKENEKLKNERCIIL from the exons ATGGGCGGAGGGcggagacggcgacggcgaccgGGCGGTGTTGCCACGCCCTGCCCTTCCCATGGCGATGTTACTCTTGCCCTCGTCGGCAAAGTTGGCTCTGGCAAGAGTGCCACCGCAAACAGCATCCTCGGGGAAGAAGCGTTTGCATCGAAGCGCTCCTATCGCGGGGTCACCAGGACTTGCCAGAACAGAAGTAAGGCGTTTCAGGAGGGCTCTGCTTCTCGCACGCTGAATGTCATCGACACTCCTG GCTTCTTCGATATGGAATCCACTGCTGAAGATATTCGGAAGGAGATAGCTAAGTGTATGGACAAGGCAAAGGATGGAATACATGCAATACTTCTGGTTTTTTCAGCTGCGTCCCGGTTGTCTTGTGAAGATGAAAATACAATTGAGTCGATTAAACTGTTTTTTGGTGATAAAATCCTTGATCACGCAATATTAGTTTTTACACATGGAGATGAAGTAGGAGGGATGATCGGTTGGAAAGAAATGTTATCTGATAGTGCCACACCATATCTTCAG GAAATGTTAAAGCTATTTGAAAATAGAGTTGTTCTCTTTGACAACAAGACCAGTGATGCTGAGCTCCGCCAGTCACAGATCAACAGTTTGTTTGATGCTCTGGACTTTGTCTTATCAATTAATGATGAGATGCCATTTTCCAATGAGATGTTCATGAACATTCAG GAAGCGCATCAAATGTTCAAGTCAAAAAGAGAGATATACGATGAATACCTTATGCACATCACCAAGATG GTGGACGAAAAGCTCAACTGTACTATTGAGAGGCTGGAAAAAGAGCTTCAAGAAGAGCAGAAAGCAAGGCAGTACGCGGTGAATATAATGGCAGACCGGATCCGTAGTCTGCAGCAAAGCCTAGAGAAGGCCGAAAATGATAGGAAAGTTGCCATGGAACGCCTCAAGAAGGCTGAAGATGATACCACAGTTGTTCGAAAAGAAAACGAGAAACTCAAGAACGAGCGTTGCATCATTCTGTAA